The Enterococcus sp. 7F3_DIV0205 genome has a window encoding:
- the parC gene encoding DNA topoisomerase IV subunit A: protein MEKRQDIQELTLEEVMGDRFGRYSKYIIQERALPDIRDGLKPVQRRILFSMNKDGNTFEKSFRKSAKSVGNIMGNYHPHGDSSIYEAMVRLSQDWKLREVLIEMHGNNGSMDGDPPAAMRYTEARLSELSGELLKDIEKETVDFVWNFDDTEKEPTVLPAKYPNLLVNGSTGISAGYATEIPTHNLAEIIDGTIYLIDHPNATLDKLMEFIPGPDFPTGGILQGKEEIKKAYETGRGKVILRSKTRIEPLKGGKQQIIVTEIPYEVNKATLVKKMDEVRLNKKIDGIAEVRDESDRTGLQIAIELKKDTNAEGILNYLFKNTELQINYNFNMVAIDNMTPQQVGLKRILDSYIAHRKQVITNRSQYELNKAKKRQHIVAGLIKALSILDKVIETIRGSKDKKDAKTNLVKAYAFTEEQAEAIVTLQLYRLTNTDITQLEKEAEELNQLVTELTKILSDEKELFNVMKKELREVKKQYGNPRLTQIEDEIQEIKIDTKVLIAQEDVVVTVTHEGYIKRSSLRSYSASKPEEVGMKDGDFLLYTGEVNTLDHILLITNKANVIYRPVHELPDLRWKEIGEHISQAILNLSIDESIIAVYTYKELSPTKTFVFMTKEGMIKQSKMTDFEPWRTYKSRPTNCMKLKSETDEIVNVYLTNEQKILDVFLVSHRGFGLRYPLEEVPVVGAKAAGVKAMNLKEQDYVVNGLLVHEDGDTPIVMLTQRGSIKRMLAQELPQLGRAKRGLMVLRELKKNPHRVTFMSESSPLELLVTTQNGKQYTIDSEKYPINDRTSNGSFMLDEKQDGEILEVHEMHTAELEAKEEENSK, encoded by the coding sequence TTGGAAAAACGCCAAGATATTCAAGAATTAACGCTTGAAGAAGTAATGGGCGATCGTTTTGGAAGATATTCCAAATATATCATTCAAGAACGGGCCCTACCTGATATTCGTGACGGGTTAAAACCTGTACAACGTAGAATTTTATTCTCCATGAACAAAGATGGAAATACCTTTGAAAAAAGTTTTAGAAAATCCGCAAAATCAGTCGGAAATATCATGGGGAATTACCATCCCCACGGTGACAGCAGTATCTATGAAGCAATGGTTCGTTTAAGCCAAGATTGGAAACTTCGTGAAGTTTTAATCGAAATGCACGGGAATAACGGAAGTATGGACGGTGATCCGCCAGCTGCAATGCGTTATACCGAGGCTCGTTTATCTGAATTAAGTGGAGAACTTTTAAAAGATATCGAAAAAGAAACAGTGGATTTTGTTTGGAACTTTGATGATACTGAAAAAGAGCCGACTGTTTTACCTGCAAAATATCCTAACTTATTAGTGAATGGTTCAACTGGGATTTCAGCGGGTTATGCTACAGAAATTCCTACGCACAATCTAGCTGAGATCATTGATGGTACGATTTATCTGATCGACCACCCAAATGCGACATTAGATAAACTGATGGAATTTATTCCAGGACCGGATTTCCCGACAGGTGGAATTCTACAAGGGAAAGAAGAAATCAAAAAAGCCTATGAAACAGGTCGTGGCAAAGTAATCCTTCGCTCTAAAACAAGAATTGAACCTTTAAAAGGCGGCAAACAGCAAATTATTGTCACCGAAATTCCTTATGAAGTCAATAAAGCGACTCTAGTTAAGAAGATGGATGAAGTCCGCTTAAACAAAAAAATCGATGGAATTGCCGAAGTTCGTGATGAAAGTGACCGGACAGGCTTACAAATCGCGATCGAATTAAAAAAAGATACAAATGCTGAAGGCATTTTGAATTATCTTTTCAAGAATACTGAGTTACAAATCAACTATAACTTCAACATGGTTGCTATTGATAATATGACACCACAACAAGTGGGTCTAAAACGTATTTTAGATAGTTATATTGCGCACCGTAAACAAGTGATCACTAACCGCAGTCAATATGAATTGAATAAGGCAAAAAAACGCCAACACATCGTTGCCGGTCTAATCAAAGCCTTATCGATCTTAGATAAAGTGATCGAAACGATCCGTGGTAGTAAAGATAAAAAAGATGCTAAAACGAATTTAGTCAAAGCCTATGCCTTTACTGAAGAACAAGCAGAAGCGATTGTGACGTTACAATTGTATCGTTTAACCAATACAGATATTACGCAACTTGAAAAAGAAGCGGAAGAGTTAAACCAGCTTGTTACTGAGTTGACAAAAATTCTGAGTGATGAAAAAGAATTATTCAACGTGATGAAAAAAGAATTACGTGAAGTCAAAAAACAATATGGTAATCCACGCCTGACACAAATCGAAGATGAAATTCAAGAAATCAAGATTGATACGAAGGTTCTGATTGCTCAAGAAGATGTAGTTGTTACGGTTACCCATGAAGGGTACATCAAGCGCAGCAGTTTACGCTCTTACAGCGCATCGAAACCAGAAGAAGTGGGAATGAAAGACGGGGACTTCCTGCTTTACACAGGAGAAGTCAATACATTAGATCACATCTTGCTGATTACAAATAAAGCAAATGTGATTTATCGACCAGTCCACGAACTTCCAGACTTGAGATGGAAGGAAATAGGTGAACATATTTCACAAGCTATTTTAAATCTCTCAATCGACGAATCGATTATAGCTGTTTATACCTATAAAGAACTATCTCCAACCAAAACATTTGTCTTTATGACAAAAGAAGGCATGATCAAACAAAGTAAAATGACCGATTTTGAACCTTGGAGGACCTATAAGAGTCGCCCAACAAACTGTATGAAACTAAAATCTGAAACTGATGAAATTGTAAATGTCTATTTGACAAATGAACAAAAAATCTTAGATGTCTTTTTAGTTAGCCATCGTGGCTTTGGTTTACGCTATCCACTAGAAGAAGTACCTGTAGTAGGTGCCAAAGCTGCCGGTGTTAAAGCCATGAACTTGAAAGAGCAAGATTATGTAGTGAATGGTTTATTAGTTCATGAAGACGGCGATACCCCGATCGTGATGTTAACACAGCGAGGAAGCATTAAACGAATGCTAGCTCAAGAATTACCTCAACTGGGACGTGCCAAACGAGGATTGATGGTTCTTAGAGAATTGAAAAAAAATCCACATCGTGTAACCTTTATGTCGGAAAGCAGCCCATTAGAACTATTAGTTACAACACAAAACGGTAAGCAGTATACGATTGACTCTGAAAAGTATCCAATTAATGATCGAACATCAAACGGTTCCTTTATGCTTGATGAAAAACAAGATGGTGAAATTCTTGAAGTACATGAAATGCATACAGCTGAACTAGAAGCAAAAGAAGAAGAAAATTCTAAATAA
- the pflB gene encoding formate C-acetyltransferase, giving the protein MEQWKGFKGDKWKTSVDTRDFIQRNYTEYTGDDSFLEQIAPSTDKLWTKLQELFEVQHEKNGVYDMDSNIPATITSHEPGYLIKEEETIVGLQTDVPLKQAFMPFGGINMANNSLTSNGYEVDSEMSKIFTEWRKTHNQGVFDAYTPEMRSARKNKIITGLPDAYGRGRIIGDYRRIALYGMDFLIAEKKKDLSNTGNKVMTDDVIRLREEISEQIRAMADLKEMASTYGFDISKPAENAKEAIQWLYFGYLGAIKSQNGAAMSIGRISAFLDIYIQRDLDAGLITEFEAQEMIDHLIMKLRMVKFARTPEYNQLFSGYPIWATLSIAGMGLDGRSLVTKSDFRILHTLTNMGPSPEPNLTVLYSSHLPVGFRTFASKIAKQSSSIQFENDDLLRANWGSDDCAIACCVSATVMGKDMQFFGARANLAKAVLYAINGGVDEKTKMQVAPKFRPMTGDTLDYNEFIDRYKDIMDWLAELYVNTLNVIHYMHDKYSYEAAQLAFMESNLNRTFATGIAGISHAADSVMAIKHGNVQVIRDEDGLAIDYVPQNEFPTYGNDNEEADAMANWILEYFMTQIRRQHTYRNAKPTTSLLTITSNVVYGKATGNTPDGRRAGKPLAPGANPSYQDGKFLGEKNGLLASLNSTARLEYTSALDGISNTQTINPNGLGKDDDTRIDNLRNVMDGYFDKGGYHLNVNVFTNELLLDAQAHPEKYPNLTIRVSGYAVKFRDLTPEQQADVISRTSHDRL; this is encoded by the coding sequence ATGGAGCAATGGAAAGGCTTTAAAGGCGACAAATGGAAAACATCAGTAGACACACGTGACTTTATTCAAAGAAACTACACTGAATACACAGGTGATGATTCTTTCCTAGAACAAATCGCGCCAAGCACAGACAAATTATGGACAAAATTACAGGAATTATTTGAAGTACAACATGAAAAAAATGGTGTATACGACATGGACAGCAACATTCCTGCAACCATTACATCACACGAACCTGGATATTTGATCAAAGAAGAAGAAACAATCGTTGGTTTACAAACGGATGTTCCATTAAAACAAGCATTTATGCCATTTGGCGGTATCAATATGGCAAACAACTCTTTAACATCAAATGGATATGAAGTAGACTCTGAAATGTCTAAAATATTCACAGAGTGGAGAAAAACACACAACCAAGGTGTTTTCGATGCTTATACACCAGAAATGAGATCAGCACGTAAAAACAAAATCATCACAGGTCTTCCAGATGCTTATGGTCGTGGTCGTATCATCGGTGACTACCGTCGTATTGCATTATACGGAATGGACTTCTTAATTGCTGAAAAGAAAAAAGATTTAAGCAACACTGGTAACAAAGTAATGACAGATGATGTTATTCGTTTAAGAGAAGAAATCTCTGAACAAATCAGAGCAATGGCTGATCTTAAAGAAATGGCTTCAACTTATGGTTTTGATATCTCTAAACCAGCTGAAAATGCCAAAGAAGCAATCCAATGGTTATACTTCGGTTACCTAGGAGCAATCAAATCACAAAATGGTGCTGCAATGTCTATCGGACGTATCTCAGCATTCTTAGATATCTATATCCAACGTGATTTAGACGCTGGATTGATCACTGAATTTGAAGCACAAGAAATGATCGATCACTTAATCATGAAATTACGTATGGTTAAATTCGCTCGTACTCCAGAATATAACCAATTATTCTCTGGTTACCCAATTTGGGCAACATTATCAATCGCTGGTATGGGCTTAGATGGCCGTTCATTAGTGACTAAGAGTGATTTCCGTATCTTACACACATTAACAAACATGGGACCATCTCCAGAACCAAACTTAACTGTGTTATATTCTTCACATTTACCAGTTGGATTCAGAACATTCGCTTCTAAAATTGCGAAACAAAGTTCATCTATCCAATTTGAAAATGATGACTTATTACGCGCTAACTGGGGATCAGATGACTGTGCAATTGCATGTTGTGTGTCTGCAACAGTTATGGGTAAAGATATGCAATTCTTCGGTGCTCGTGCCAACTTAGCGAAAGCTGTCCTTTATGCAATCAATGGTGGGGTAGACGAAAAAACGAAGATGCAAGTAGCTCCTAAATTCCGTCCAATGACTGGCGATACTTTAGACTACAACGAATTTATCGATCGTTATAAAGATATTATGGATTGGTTAGCTGAATTATATGTAAATACTTTAAATGTTATCCACTATATGCATGATAAATATTCTTATGAAGCAGCACAATTAGCCTTCATGGAAAGCAACTTAAACCGTACTTTCGCAACAGGGATTGCAGGGATTTCACATGCTGCAGACTCAGTAATGGCGATCAAACATGGTAATGTACAAGTGATCCGTGATGAAGATGGATTAGCAATTGACTATGTTCCTCAAAATGAGTTCCCAACTTATGGTAACGATAATGAAGAAGCAGATGCAATGGCTAACTGGATCCTTGAATACTTCATGACTCAAATCAGACGTCAACATACGTACCGTAATGCAAAACCAACAACATCTCTATTAACAATCACTTCAAACGTTGTTTATGGTAAAGCAACTGGTAACACACCAGATGGTCGTCGTGCGGGTAAACCATTAGCACCTGGTGCTAACCCAAGTTACCAAGATGGTAAATTCTTAGGTGAGAAAAATGGTCTTTTAGCATCACTTAACTCAACTGCTAGATTAGAATATACAAGTGCATTAGATGGAATTTCTAATACACAAACAATCAACCCTAACGGTTTAGGTAAAGATGATGACACAAGAATCGACAACTTACGTAACGTAATGGACGGCTACTTTGATAAAGGCGGTTACCACTTGAACGTTAACGTATTCACAAATGAATTATTATTAGATGCGCAAGCTCATCCAGAAAAATACCCTAACTTAACAATTCGTGTATCTGGATATGCCGTGAAATTCCGTGACTTAACTCCTGAGCAACAAGCAGACGTTATCTCTAGAACTTCTCACGACAGACTATAA
- the pflA gene encoding pyruvate formate-lyase-activating protein: MTTPVIGRIHSTENFGTVDGPGVRFIVFTQGCRMRCQFCHNPDTWKIGSGGREVTTDEVLDEAIKYRSYWGDKGGITVSGGEPLLQLEFLTDLFKKAKEKGIHTTIDTCGKPFTREEPFFSQFQELMNYTDLLLFDIKHIDNEQHKLLTSLGNENILEMAQYLSEIGKPVWIRHVLVPERSDYDEYLIRLDTFIKTLKNVDKVEVLPYHTMGKYKWDELGLEYPLNGIEPPKEDRVENAKKLLHVDDYQGFATR; encoded by the coding sequence ATGACAACTCCTGTTATCGGTAGAATCCACTCTACAGAAAATTTTGGGACCGTTGATGGACCCGGCGTTCGTTTTATTGTCTTTACACAAGGTTGCCGCATGCGTTGTCAATTTTGTCATAACCCAGACACTTGGAAAATTGGTTCTGGCGGACGCGAAGTTACAACAGATGAAGTTTTGGATGAAGCAATCAAGTATCGTTCTTATTGGGGCGATAAAGGCGGCATCACTGTCAGCGGTGGCGAACCGTTACTTCAATTAGAATTTTTAACTGACTTATTTAAAAAAGCCAAAGAAAAAGGAATACATACAACGATCGATACTTGTGGCAAACCATTCACGAGAGAAGAACCTTTCTTTAGCCAATTTCAAGAACTGATGAATTATACTGATTTATTATTATTTGATATCAAACACATTGATAATGAACAGCACAAATTACTGACTTCATTAGGAAATGAAAATATTTTAGAAATGGCCCAATATCTTTCTGAAATTGGTAAACCGGTTTGGATTCGTCACGTTTTAGTTCCAGAGCGTAGTGACTACGATGAGTATTTAATCCGTTTAGATACTTTTATTAAAACATTGAAAAACGTCGATAAAGTTGAAGTATTGCCGTATCATACAATGGGCAAATATAAATGGGATGAATTAGGCCTAGAATATCCACTTAATGGTATCGAGCCGCCTAAAGAAGACCGTGTAGAAAATGCTAAAAAACTACTTCATGTCGATGACTATCAAGGTTTTGCGACAAGATAG
- a CDS encoding manganese-dependent inorganic pyrophosphatase — protein MSKILVFGHQNPDTDAIGAAISFAYLQKELGKDTEAVALGAPSEETQYALDYFNVDAPRIVESAANETKQVMLVDHNEFQQSIADIADLTILAVVDHHRIANFETADPLYYRAEPVGCTSTIVLKMFKENNVTIPKQIAGMMVSAIISDTLLFKSPTCTQEDIDAANELADIAEINLDGYGLDMLKAGTNLSDKSAETLLDLDAKSFPMGDKNVRIAQVNTVDLNEVLDRQVELEAAMNNANAANGYDLFVLIITNILNSDSELLVIGDSLDKVEAAFKVKLDNNRAFLNGVVSRKKQVVPQLTEAFS, from the coding sequence ATGTCAAAAATTCTTGTTTTTGGACACCAAAATCCTGATACAGATGCAATTGGAGCTGCAATCAGCTTTGCATACTTACAAAAAGAACTAGGTAAAGATACAGAAGCTGTAGCATTAGGTGCACCAAGCGAAGAAACTCAATATGCACTAGATTACTTCAATGTAGATGCACCAAGAATCGTAGAAAGCGCTGCTAATGAAACAAAACAAGTCATGCTTGTAGATCACAACGAATTCCAACAAAGTATTGCTGATATTGCAGATCTAACTATCCTTGCTGTAGTCGATCACCACCGTATCGCTAACTTTGAGACAGCTGATCCATTATACTATCGTGCAGAACCCGTAGGCTGTACAAGTACAATCGTTTTAAAGATGTTTAAAGAAAACAATGTCACTATCCCTAAACAAATTGCTGGGATGATGGTGTCAGCGATCATTTCAGATACGTTGTTATTCAAATCACCAACATGTACACAAGAAGATATCGATGCAGCAAATGAATTAGCAGATATCGCAGAAATCAACTTAGACGGCTATGGTTTAGATATGTTAAAAGCTGGTACAAATTTAAGTGATAAATCAGCTGAAACATTATTAGATTTGGATGCTAAAAGCTTCCCAATGGGAGATAAAAACGTTCGTATCGCACAAGTCAATACAGTTGATCTAAATGAAGTACTAGACCGTCAAGTAGAGCTAGAAGCGGCAATGAATAACGCAAACGCAGCGAATGGGTATGACTTATTCGTCTTGATCATCACAAATATTTTAAATAGTGATTCTGAATTATTAGTGATTGGAGATTCATTAGATAAAGTAGAAGCAGCATTTAAGGTGAAATTAGATAATAACCGTGCATTTTTAAATGGAGTTGTTTCTCGTAAAAAGCAAGTTGTTCCTCAATTAACAGAAGCATTTAGTTAA